Proteins from one Embleya scabrispora genomic window:
- a CDS encoding ATP-binding cassette domain-containing protein, which produces MHLTGVGKRYGLRGPWVLRAVDLQLPRGALIRVEGGNGGGKSTLLRVVAGVCEPTTGSVTERGTAAYVPERFPPELPFTARRYLTHLGRLHGLTGRESRRRADEWAERLGFADKIRAPLRGLSKGTCQKVAVAQAFLAEPDLLVLDEAWTGLDQPSRDVLDGCVVERVEAGATVVFVDHDPRRLADEVYETYRVEAGAVVAAIPEAQAIRVLIDIDTGPSPELDRLPGDPVREQSRPGVVRLHSSTAHSDALLRHLLTAVPGISVRAVHREGDGA; this is translated from the coding sequence GTGCACCTGACGGGTGTCGGCAAGCGATACGGCCTGCGCGGCCCGTGGGTGTTGCGCGCGGTGGACCTGCAGCTGCCGCGCGGCGCGCTGATCCGGGTCGAAGGCGGCAACGGCGGCGGCAAGTCCACTCTCCTGCGGGTGGTGGCCGGCGTGTGCGAGCCGACCACGGGCAGCGTCACCGAACGCGGCACGGCCGCCTACGTCCCCGAGCGCTTCCCGCCCGAACTGCCGTTCACCGCCCGGCGATACCTGACCCACCTGGGCCGACTGCACGGCCTCACCGGCCGGGAGAGCCGGCGCCGCGCGGACGAGTGGGCCGAACGCCTCGGCTTCGCCGACAAGATACGCGCGCCGCTGCGCGGGTTGTCCAAGGGCACCTGCCAAAAGGTGGCGGTGGCTCAGGCGTTCCTGGCCGAACCGGATCTGCTGGTCCTGGACGAGGCGTGGACCGGGCTCGACCAGCCCTCGCGCGACGTCCTGGACGGCTGCGTGGTCGAACGCGTCGAAGCGGGCGCCACCGTGGTCTTCGTCGACCACGACCCCCGACGGCTCGCCGACGAGGTGTACGAGACCTATCGGGTCGAGGCGGGCGCGGTCGTCGCGGCGATTCCCGAGGCCCAGGCGATCCGGGTGCTGATCGACATCGACACCGGGCCGAGCCCCGAACTGGACCGACTCCCGGGCGATCCCGTCCGCGAGCAGAGCAGGCCCGGCGTGGTGCGGTTGCACAGCAGTACCGCGCACTCCGACGCGCTGCTGCGGCATCTGCTCACCGCCGTGCCCGGGATCAGCGTCCGGGCGGTCCATCGGGAAGGAGACGGCGCGTGA
- a CDS encoding group II truncated hemoglobin, which translates to MIVEYIRYTIAEAEAGAFEAAYARAAESLAAAPECVDYELSRCAEEPSAYILRIRWTSTDEHLNGFREGPHFAAFLAAIRPYVAAIEEMRHYAVTEVAGRGGSTPTLYEWAGGAPAFEKLFTTFYERVAKDEILAPVFAGMDAHHAEHVASWLAEVFGGPARYSTESGGHRHMASKHLGRGIDETQRRRWVALLLETADDVELPADPEFRGVLAYYLEWGTRMAIIYSGPNPPPLPETPMPRWDWGQTPPYRG; encoded by the coding sequence ATGATCGTCGAATACATCCGCTACACGATCGCCGAGGCGGAGGCCGGGGCATTCGAGGCCGCCTACGCCCGCGCGGCCGAGTCGCTGGCGGCCGCGCCGGAGTGTGTGGACTACGAGTTGAGCCGATGCGCGGAGGAGCCGTCCGCGTACATCCTGCGCATCCGCTGGACCTCGACCGACGAGCACCTGAACGGCTTCCGCGAGGGCCCGCACTTCGCCGCCTTCCTCGCCGCGATCCGGCCGTACGTGGCCGCGATCGAGGAGATGCGGCACTACGCGGTGACCGAGGTGGCCGGCCGGGGCGGGTCGACGCCGACGCTGTACGAATGGGCGGGCGGCGCGCCCGCGTTCGAGAAGTTGTTCACCACGTTCTACGAGCGGGTGGCGAAGGACGAGATCCTGGCCCCGGTGTTCGCCGGCATGGACGCGCACCACGCCGAGCACGTGGCGTCGTGGCTGGCCGAGGTGTTCGGCGGCCCGGCGCGCTACAGCACCGAGTCGGGCGGGCACCGGCACATGGCCTCGAAGCACCTGGGCCGGGGGATCGACGAGACACAGCGGCGACGCTGGGTGGCGCTGCTCCTGGAGACGGCCGACGACGTGGAGTTGCCCGCCGACCCGGAGTTCCGGGGGGTGCTGGCCTACTACCTCGAGTGGGGCACCCGGATGGCGATCATCTACTCCGGCCCCAACCCGCCGCCCCTGCCCGAAACACCCATGCCGCGCTGGGACTGGGGCCAGACGCCGCCGTATCGGGGCTGA
- a CDS encoding alpha/beta hydrolase — MDHSRPGGQKITIAVSRIPHTAAKSLGPLLVNPGGPGAPGRGLAGYVAKNLRPEVAAQFDVIGFDPRGAGASEPHLDCVPGFNNPVRPSTVPNDFGDEFANIKRVYTFAKACGEKYGDFLKYMNTPAQAADMDSIRAALGAKQISYFGYSYGTYLGSVYAKLFPSRVKRLVLDSIVDPSRDSVWYGGQLTQDVAFDANMKAFFAWVAKYDANYRLGTDPAQVEKAWYAMRASLEKTPAEGVVGASELEDAFAQGGYNDAFWAELAEGFSGYAVDHVTGPLRTAYEDLAAASPGNDNINSGYLATQCRDAAWPKDWATWHRDAVKTYAKAPFLTWNNVWFNAACAFWPTSSLKPVNVANDKLPKTLLFQATNDAATPYEGGVTMHRLLRDSALVVEQGGRNHGISLSGSTCLDNYLNEYLITGKTPKGNGHGPADAVCQKQPDPVPNAAGAKLKAEAPKVSKTDL; from the coding sequence ATGGACCACAGTCGTCCCGGCGGGCAGAAGATCACGATCGCGGTGTCGCGGATTCCGCACACCGCCGCCAAGTCGCTCGGCCCGCTCCTGGTCAACCCCGGCGGTCCCGGCGCGCCCGGCCGCGGTCTGGCCGGCTACGTCGCGAAGAACCTGCGTCCCGAGGTGGCCGCGCAGTTCGACGTGATCGGCTTCGATCCCCGCGGCGCCGGCGCGAGCGAACCGCACCTGGACTGCGTCCCCGGCTTCAACAACCCGGTCCGTCCGAGCACCGTCCCGAACGACTTCGGCGACGAATTCGCCAACATCAAGCGGGTGTACACCTTCGCCAAGGCGTGCGGTGAGAAGTACGGCGACTTCCTGAAGTACATGAACACGCCGGCCCAGGCCGCGGACATGGACTCGATCCGCGCCGCGCTCGGGGCCAAGCAGATCAGCTACTTCGGTTACTCGTACGGCACCTACCTCGGCTCGGTCTACGCCAAGCTGTTCCCGAGCCGGGTCAAGCGCCTGGTACTGGACAGCATCGTCGACCCGAGCAGGGACAGCGTCTGGTACGGCGGCCAGTTGACCCAGGACGTGGCGTTCGACGCCAACATGAAGGCGTTCTTCGCCTGGGTCGCCAAGTACGACGCGAACTACCGCCTGGGCACCGACCCGGCCCAGGTCGAGAAGGCCTGGTACGCGATGCGCGCGTCACTGGAGAAGACGCCGGCCGAGGGTGTCGTCGGCGCCTCCGAACTCGAGGACGCGTTCGCGCAGGGCGGTTACAACGACGCCTTCTGGGCCGAGTTGGCCGAGGGCTTCTCGGGCTACGCGGTCGACCACGTCACCGGTCCGCTGCGTACCGCCTACGAGGACCTGGCGGCGGCCAGTCCCGGCAACGACAACATCAACAGCGGCTACCTGGCCACCCAGTGCCGGGACGCGGCGTGGCCCAAGGACTGGGCCACCTGGCACCGGGACGCGGTCAAGACCTACGCCAAGGCGCCGTTCCTGACCTGGAACAACGTCTGGTTCAACGCGGCGTGCGCGTTCTGGCCCACCAGCAGCCTCAAGCCGGTGAACGTCGCCAACGACAAGCTGCCCAAGACGCTGCTGTTCCAGGCGACCAACGACGCCGCGACCCCGTACGAGGGTGGCGTCACCATGCACCGCCTGCTGCGCGACTCGGCCCTCGTGGTCGAGCAGGGCGGGCGCAACCACGGCATCTCGCTCAGCGGCAGCACCTGCCTGGACAACTACCTGAACGAGTACCTGATCACCGGGAAGACCCCGAAGGGCAACGGCCACGGGCCGGCCGACGCGGTCTGCCAAAAGCAGCCCGACCCGGTCCCCAACGCGGCCGGGGCCAAGCTGAAGGCGGAGGCCCCGAAGGTCTCCAAGACCGACCTGTAG